One genomic region from Streptomyces venezuelae encodes:
- a CDS encoding protein kinase domain-containing protein, whose amino-acid sequence MGQVWTAYDGRLDRRVAVKLLHPAGIAGPATAADELRRRFVRECRVTAQVDHPGLVTVHDAGSDGEDLYLVMQYVEGADLADHLAENDPYPWVWAVCVAAQLCAVLAAVHAVPIVHRDLKPRNVMVRPDGTVTVLDLGVASVLDTDTTRLTHTGSPIGSPAYMAPEQAMGGAVGPYTDLYALGALLHELLSGDVPFSGSTALGVLHRHLYEPPRPIRQLRPEVPEALEALVLRLLAKDPRDRPSGAQEVYEHLLPLLPARGAPAGPMDPTRPFLRPHAPWPDRSTTQSPQAPTTAPTPVPVPLPVQPPSSPPADPRMYATTPPPPTAPPRPDVAAAVDEVKRLLAEGSLTQAVDILGGILPAAAAEHGEASPVVRILRKQYASTLMDDGQYRRALPELRRLSEDRAAEAGPADAQTLQFRYDAAVCLEQLGETAAALAEFRAVLPFYEQAADPARAFDIRHRTGLLHLATGEHAAGQAELQRLLFDAERAYGPYHPLPVDLRRALDRQRQLGPRP is encoded by the coding sequence ATGGGCCAGGTCTGGACGGCGTACGACGGCCGGCTCGACCGCCGGGTCGCGGTGAAGCTGCTGCACCCCGCCGGCATCGCCGGGCCCGCGACCGCCGCCGACGAGCTGCGGCGCCGCTTCGTGCGCGAGTGCCGGGTCACGGCGCAGGTCGACCACCCGGGCCTGGTCACCGTGCACGACGCCGGCAGCGACGGCGAGGACCTGTACCTCGTCATGCAGTACGTGGAGGGCGCGGACCTCGCCGACCACCTCGCCGAGAACGACCCGTACCCCTGGGTGTGGGCCGTCTGCGTCGCCGCGCAGCTGTGCGCGGTGCTCGCCGCCGTGCACGCGGTGCCGATCGTGCACCGCGACCTCAAGCCGCGGAACGTGATGGTCCGTCCGGACGGCACGGTCACGGTCCTCGACCTGGGCGTCGCCTCCGTCCTCGACACGGACACCACCCGCCTCACCCACACCGGTTCCCCCATCGGCAGCCCGGCGTACATGGCGCCCGAGCAGGCCATGGGCGGCGCCGTCGGCCCGTACACCGACCTGTACGCGCTCGGCGCCCTCCTCCACGAACTCCTCAGCGGGGACGTGCCGTTCTCCGGTTCGACCGCGCTCGGCGTGCTGCACCGGCACCTGTACGAACCGCCGCGCCCGATCCGCCAGCTGCGCCCCGAGGTCCCCGAGGCGCTCGAAGCGCTCGTGCTGCGCCTCCTGGCCAAGGACCCGCGCGACCGGCCGTCGGGCGCGCAGGAGGTGTACGAGCACCTCCTCCCGCTGCTGCCCGCGCGCGGCGCCCCGGCGGGGCCGATGGACCCGACCCGCCCGTTCCTGCGCCCGCACGCCCCTTGGCCGGACCGGAGCACGACGCAGTCTCCCCAGGCGCCCACGACCGCCCCCACTCCCGTACCCGTCCCCTTGCCCGTACAGCCGCCGTCGTCCCCGCCCGCCGATCCCCGGATGTACGCGACGACGCCCCCGCCTCCGACGGCGCCTCCCCGGCCCGATGTCGCCGCAGCGGTCGACGAGGTCAAGCGGCTGCTCGCCGAGGGCTCGCTGACGCAGGCCGTGGACATCCTCGGCGGCATCCTGCCCGCCGCCGCTGCGGAGCACGGCGAGGCCTCGCCGGTCGTCCGCATCCTGCGCAAGCAGTACGCGTCGACGCTGATGGACGACGGCCAGTACCGGCGCGCGCTGCCGGAGCTGCGCCGTCTCTCGGAGGACCGCGCCGCGGAGGCGGGCCCGGCGGACGCGCAGACGCTCCAGTTCCGGTACGACGCGGCCGTGTGCCTGGAGCAGCTGGGCGAAACGGCCGCCGCGCTCGCGGAGTTCCGCGCGGTCCTGCCGTTCTACGAGCAGGCCGCCGACCCGGCGCGGGCCTTCGACATCCGGCACCGGACGGGGCTGCTGCACCTGGCGACGGGGGAGCACGCGGCCGGACAGGCGGAACTCCAGCGGCTGTTGTTCGACGCGGAGCGCGCGTACGGCCCGTATCACCCGCTTCCGGTCGACTTGCGAAGGGCTTTGGACCGCCAGCGCCAGCTGGGCCCACGCCCCTGA
- a CDS encoding VOC family protein, with product MAHPSDAIQLNHTIVRAYDRSLSAHFLADILGLEVGTPLGPFLPVDLSNGVTLDYYEWKESPVQSQHFAFLVPEESFDAMIGRLEAAGVTYYADPGHTEPGKVNRLFGGRGAYFDDPDGHNMEIMTTPYLR from the coding sequence ATGGCACATCCCTCAGATGCGATCCAGCTGAACCACACCATCGTCCGCGCCTACGACCGCTCCCTCTCCGCGCACTTCCTCGCGGACATCCTGGGCCTGGAGGTCGGCACCCCCCTCGGGCCGTTCCTCCCCGTCGACCTCTCCAACGGCGTGACCCTCGACTATTACGAGTGGAAGGAATCCCCGGTCCAGTCGCAGCACTTCGCGTTCCTCGTGCCCGAGGAGAGCTTCGACGCGATGATCGGGCGCCTGGAGGCGGCCGGCGTGACGTACTACGCCGACCCCGGCCACACCGAGCCGGGCAAGGTGAACCGGCTCTTCGGCGGCCGGGGCGCGTACTTCGACGATCCGGACGGACACAACATGGAGATCATGACCACGCCCTACCTGCGCTGA
- a CDS encoding DUF2625 domain-containing protein, translating into MRELSELIEVEDPAWPVLGAELRGAAVPVEVLDADPERGAAALVQTQVTVRSFLGAFLLRSGGAFVDDGWLRVYGSPPADNSRRLPSLARVNSYPPLTVPDWLPRAGLVVAHDVLGGTFVVQGGPADEAGLPGQPAEVVYFAPDSLRWEALGAGYGAWLSWMLAGGTEEFYENLRWPGWRDEVRDLDGDRGLTLHPPLWSAEAHQDLGATSRRVVTMAELLELERETSTQFDEVDPGSLGAL; encoded by the coding sequence GTGCGTGAACTGAGCGAGTTGATCGAGGTCGAGGATCCGGCGTGGCCGGTGCTCGGTGCCGAGTTGCGGGGCGCGGCCGTGCCCGTCGAGGTGCTGGACGCCGATCCGGAGCGTGGGGCCGCCGCGCTGGTGCAGACGCAGGTGACCGTGCGGTCGTTCCTCGGGGCGTTCCTGCTGCGCAGTGGCGGGGCGTTCGTCGACGACGGCTGGCTCCGGGTGTACGGCAGCCCGCCCGCCGACAACTCCCGGAGGCTGCCCTCCCTCGCGCGGGTCAACAGCTACCCGCCGCTGACCGTCCCCGACTGGCTGCCGCGGGCCGGGCTCGTCGTCGCCCACGACGTCCTGGGCGGGACGTTCGTCGTCCAGGGCGGGCCCGCCGACGAGGCCGGGCTGCCGGGACAGCCCGCGGAAGTGGTCTACTTCGCGCCGGACTCGCTCCGGTGGGAGGCGCTGGGTGCCGGATACGGGGCCTGGCTGTCGTGGATGCTCGCGGGCGGCACCGAGGAGTTCTACGAGAACCTCCGCTGGCCCGGCTGGCGCGACGAGGTCCGTGACCTGGACGGCGACCGGGGGCTCACCCTCCACCCGCCGCTGTGGTCCGCCGAGGCGCACCAGGACCTGGGGGCCACGAGCCGGCGCGTCGTGACGATGGCCGAGCTGCTGGAGCTGGAGCGGGAGACGAGCACGCAGTTCGACGAGGTCGACCCCGGCTCGCTGGGGGCGCTGTGA
- a CDS encoding GNAT family N-acetyltransferase has protein sequence MTVRTGRLDLVPLDVAHAEEMAGVLADPALHAFIGGAPLTAPELRARYERLATGSPDPSVVWCNWVVRLRDEDRLTGAVQATVTDGGRVAEVAWVVGTDWQGRGIAREAAQGLVGLLVAQGVRTVLAHVHPEHTASAAVARAAGLAPTGEEQDGEIRWRLDRP, from the coding sequence ATGACCGTACGGACCGGGCGGCTCGACCTCGTACCGCTCGACGTCGCGCACGCCGAGGAGATGGCCGGCGTCCTGGCCGATCCCGCCCTGCACGCCTTCATCGGGGGAGCCCCGCTCACCGCGCCCGAACTGCGCGCCCGGTACGAGCGGTTGGCCACCGGGTCGCCGGACCCCTCCGTGGTCTGGTGCAACTGGGTCGTGCGGCTGCGCGACGAGGACCGGCTCACCGGGGCCGTGCAGGCCACCGTCACCGACGGCGGGCGGGTCGCGGAGGTCGCCTGGGTCGTCGGCACCGACTGGCAGGGGCGCGGGATCGCCCGCGAGGCCGCCCAGGGGCTGGTCGGCCTGCTCGTCGCCCAGGGCGTACGGACGGTCCTCGCGCACGTCCACCCCGAGCACACGGCCTCCGCCGCCGTCGCCCGCGCGGCCGGACTCGCCCCGACCGGGGAGGAGCAGGACGGGGAGATCCGCTGGCGTCTGGACAGGCCCTAA
- a CDS encoding tetratricopeptide repeat protein, whose protein sequence is MHLDEGRKAAEAGEWVAAGHAFVRAAMEGSAEGAELATQVTVGLVPLADAGSAEAAALLAGIYLEYFDESALPDAVRYARAAAGAGDPAGQRTYGYMLLEGIGVPEDHEHAAELFRAAAEAGDAYACLNLAQLVDDFDEARLLLERATREGIDLAGALLADRLSELDRDEEALTWYLWAAERGHTGAMHAAACWYRDGFGTEPDPVQAVRWFLVMLAHGEGDGVHEAIELAKSGALDADEVREAGRLAGDPATADAVIATVWGS, encoded by the coding sequence ATGCATCTGGACGAGGGACGGAAGGCCGCCGAGGCCGGGGAGTGGGTGGCGGCCGGGCACGCGTTCGTGCGGGCCGCCATGGAGGGCAGCGCGGAGGGCGCCGAGCTCGCGACGCAGGTGACCGTCGGCCTCGTGCCGCTGGCCGACGCCGGGTCGGCGGAGGCGGCCGCGCTGCTGGCCGGGATCTATCTGGAGTACTTCGACGAGTCGGCCCTGCCCGACGCCGTGCGGTACGCCCGGGCGGCGGCCGGCGCCGGGGACCCGGCCGGGCAGCGCACCTACGGGTACATGCTGCTCGAAGGGATCGGCGTCCCGGAGGACCACGAGCACGCCGCCGAACTGTTCCGGGCGGCGGCGGAGGCGGGGGACGCGTACGCCTGCCTCAACCTCGCCCAGCTCGTCGACGACTTCGACGAGGCCCGGCTCCTCCTGGAGAGGGCCACCCGCGAGGGGATCGACCTCGCCGGCGCCCTGCTCGCCGACCGGCTGTCGGAGCTGGACCGCGACGAGGAGGCGCTGACCTGGTACCTGTGGGCGGCCGAGCGCGGCCACACGGGCGCGATGCACGCCGCCGCCTGCTGGTACCGCGACGGCTTCGGCACCGAGCCGGACCCGGTGCAGGCGGTGCGCTGGTTCCTCGTCATGCTCGCGCACGGCGAGGGCGACGGCGTCCACGAGGCGATCGAACTGGCGAAGTCCGGGGCCCTGGACGCGGACGAGGTCCGCGAGGCGGGCCGCCTGGCGGGCGACCCGGCCACGGCCGACGCCGTCATCGCAACGGTGTGGGGGTCTTAG